The following coding sequences lie in one Geotoga petraea genomic window:
- a CDS encoding sodium ion-translocating decarboxylase subunit beta: protein MELSAIFSFFSNSGFAFLTWQGAFMIGLGGLIIWVAIAKHAEPLLLIPLGFGMIMANIPPEATGLLNPPTDGQVGGLLWYIKQGMDLGIYPPLVFLGIGALTDFSYLIANPKLIILGAAAQVGIFITFISATTFMGFDLFEAAATAIIGGADGPTSIYIATKFAPQILSVIAVAAYSYISLIPILQPPVSRLLTTKEERKIKMKKLRTVSKKEKVIFPVLTTLIVALFVPQALPLVGMLMLGNLLKESGVTARLAEAASRFISDTVTILLMVSVGASATAEIFLTVDTLKILALGAIAFIIAMSSGIFFAKLMNRFSKEKINPLIGAAGVSAVPDSARVAQTIAQEDDPNNFILMHAMGPNVAGVIGSAVAAGVFINLIA from the coding sequence ATGGAGTTATCAGCTATTTTTTCTTTTTTTTCTAATAGTGGATTTGCATTTTTAACATGGCAGGGTGCTTTTATGATTGGCTTAGGTGGGTTAATAATATGGGTAGCAATTGCAAAACATGCTGAACCTCTTTTATTAATACCTCTGGGTTTTGGAATGATAATGGCGAACATTCCCCCAGAAGCAACAGGGTTACTTAATCCACCAACAGATGGGCAAGTGGGAGGACTTTTGTGGTACATTAAACAAGGTATGGATTTGGGTATATATCCACCTTTAGTTTTCTTAGGGATTGGTGCTTTAACTGACTTTTCATATTTGATAGCTAATCCTAAATTAATAATTTTAGGAGCCGCTGCTCAAGTCGGTATATTTATAACTTTCATATCAGCTACAACTTTTATGGGCTTTGATTTATTTGAAGCTGCTGCAACAGCTATTATAGGTGGTGCTGATGGTCCAACCTCAATTTACATTGCAACCAAGTTTGCTCCGCAAATATTATCAGTTATAGCAGTAGCAGCATATTCTTATATTTCATTAATTCCGATTTTACAACCTCCTGTTTCAAGGTTATTGACTACCAAAGAAGAAAGAAAAATTAAAATGAAAAAATTGAGGACAGTTAGTAAAAAGGAAAAGGTAATATTCCCAGTTTTAACAACTTTAATAGTTGCTCTATTTGTCCCTCAAGCATTACCTTTAGTTGGTATGTTAATGCTTGGGAACCTTTTAAAAGAATCTGGAGTTACAGCAAGATTAGCTGAAGCGGCTTCAAGGTTTATATCAGACACTGTAACAATTTTACTTATGGTATCTGTAGGTGCTTCTGCTACAGCGGAAATTTTCTTAACGGTTGATACCTTAAAAATTTTAGCTTTGGGGGCTATAGCTTTCATAATAGCAATGTCATCAGGTATATTTTTTGCAAAACTTATGAACCGTTTTTCAAAGGAAAAAATCAATCCTTTGATTGGAGCAGCTGGTGTTTCAGCGGTTCCAGATTCAGCAAGAGTTGCACAAACTATTGCTCAAGAGGATGACCCAAATAATTTTATTTTAATGCATGCAATGGGTCCTAATGTTGCTGGAGTAATTGGTTCTGCAGTAGCAGCAGGCGTTTTCATAAATTTAATAGCATAA
- a CDS encoding 2-oxoacid:acceptor oxidoreductase subunit alpha yields MGKMYFMQGNEAAAKAAITAGCRFFAGYPITPSTEVAETMARELPKVGGTFIQMEDEIASAAAIIGASLAGKKSMTATSGPGFSLMQEALGYGIMTETPCVFVDVMRGGPSTGMPTKPAQGDIMQVRWGTHGDHQIIVIYPSTVEEVYKHTITAFNYAEKYRTPVVLLMDETLGHMRESFYLDYEDEYPENIERIKEKDIEDEELFHPFDVEDSAAINPLAEMGKTRFHVSGLVHDETGFPVRNPNMSQKMIDHLDSKIRLYTEEISIYDEYMLHDAEIVVVAYGSTARSALRAVKKARADKIPVGLFKPITMWPVPTSRIKRIFRNSTAVIVPELNLGQYVHEMSKLNKQNKHIESLTKTNGELFTPDEILKSIIKTWIQITEM; encoded by the coding sequence ATGGGGAAAATGTATTTCATGCAAGGTAATGAAGCCGCAGCAAAAGCAGCTATAACAGCTGGATGTAGGTTTTTTGCAGGATATCCTATTACTCCATCCACTGAAGTTGCAGAAACAATGGCCAGAGAACTTCCAAAAGTTGGAGGGACATTTATACAGATGGAAGATGAAATAGCCAGTGCAGCAGCTATAATTGGAGCTTCTTTAGCAGGTAAAAAATCTATGACTGCAACTAGTGGACCAGGGTTTTCATTAATGCAAGAGGCTCTTGGTTACGGAATAATGACAGAAACTCCTTGTGTTTTTGTGGATGTTATGAGAGGGGGGCCAAGCACGGGAATGCCTACAAAGCCTGCACAAGGCGATATCATGCAAGTTAGATGGGGAACTCATGGAGACCATCAAATTATAGTAATTTATCCATCTACGGTTGAAGAAGTTTATAAACATACTATAACTGCATTTAACTATGCTGAAAAGTATAGAACGCCAGTTGTGTTATTGATGGATGAAACTTTAGGACATATGAGAGAAAGTTTTTATCTTGATTATGAAGACGAATATCCTGAAAATATTGAAAGAATTAAAGAAAAAGACATTGAAGATGAAGAGCTATTCCATCCTTTTGATGTAGAAGATTCTGCAGCGATTAATCCTTTAGCAGAAATGGGTAAAACAAGATTCCATGTATCAGGATTAGTTCATGACGAAACGGGATTTCCAGTTAGAAATCCAAACATGTCACAAAAGATGATAGATCATTTGGATTCAAAAATCAGATTATACACTGAAGAAATTTCAATTTACGATGAATACATGCTTCATGATGCTGAGATAGTTGTTGTTGCTTATGGTTCCACAGCAAGAAGCGCTCTAAGGGCTGTTAAAAAAGCTAGAGCTGATAAAATTCCTGTTGGATTGTTTAAACCAATAACAATGTGGCCAGTACCGACATCAAGAATAAAAAGGATTTTTAGAAATTCAACAGCGGTAATTGTTCCTGAATTGAATTTAGGGCAATACGTACATGAAATGTCTAAATTGAACAAACAAAATAAACACATAGAATCCTTGACTAAGACAAACGGTGAACTTTTTACACCAGACGAAATATTAAAATCTATAATAAAAACATGGATTCAAATAACTGAAATGTGA
- a CDS encoding 4Fe-4S dicluster domain-containing protein gives MPTKKSYIVEINRGYCKKCGLCYWVCPAQTIIGGDYGRPEIPDQDKCIGCMQCERICPDFAINVVEKQEKDNNE, from the coding sequence ATGCCAACCAAAAAAAGTTATATTGTAGAAATAAACAGGGGATATTGTAAAAAATGTGGCCTTTGTTATTGGGTTTGTCCTGCGCAAACTATTATTGGGGGAGATTATGGAAGGCCTGAGATTCCAGATCAAGATAAATGTATAGGATGTATGCAATGTGAAAGAATATGTCCTGATTTTGCAATAAATGTTGTAGAAAAACAAGAAAAAGATAATAATGAGTAG
- a CDS encoding GGDEF domain-containing protein — protein sequence MNFNYEKYKHRIIAAYIDPGLMYLLNSLDKNFYSSFGMDIYLHEDPEKVPETVYQMIRANQAFNSFNLKKVVEIGNEYEQRIYFYSDEKTVEIPYDVLVKEINESISYIIKKSSDIVASVITMCLLRGSKLAHILNNINMIVEESTKIETTIDKLIFSILTGITAGFGGAFNRAILFKKVGDKFKVLRAIGDKDIESAKKSWKSFTDLRVDISTTLENYDPNFFSDFERDIVDVTLDEDEILNNEFMNEAIEGNKAIKIPGSLVEHLASKKLNIVGEIAFSPIIFDDKIFGFILCDNRYNFKPITEEQLEILDYLSKQASIIWENKISVESLRFEAGQDILTKFGNRNSFEKYLDKITLSNEENIGIIMIDIDDFKKINDKFGHDYGDKILMEFSEIVFKHIRRSDHIFRYGGDEFVLFLNDVNEEIMYDIIKAIQMDFNGSTEASFSAGAVYKTNENIYNCVKRADEFLYDSKRKGKNNITLL from the coding sequence ATGAATTTTAATTATGAAAAATATAAACATAGAATAATTGCAGCGTACATAGATCCAGGATTAATGTATTTATTAAATAGCTTGGATAAGAATTTTTATAGTTCTTTTGGAATGGATATTTACTTACATGAAGATCCAGAAAAAGTACCAGAAACTGTTTACCAAATGATAAGGGCTAATCAAGCTTTTAACTCTTTTAACTTGAAAAAAGTTGTTGAGATTGGCAATGAATACGAACAGAGAATATACTTCTATTCAGATGAGAAAACAGTAGAAATACCATATGATGTGTTGGTTAAAGAAATTAATGAGTCAATATCGTATATTATAAAAAAATCTTCAGATATCGTAGCCTCTGTTATCACAATGTGCCTTTTAAGAGGTAGTAAATTAGCACACATTTTGAACAATATCAACATGATTGTAGAAGAATCGACGAAAATCGAAACCACAATAGACAAATTAATATTTTCAATCTTGACTGGTATAACAGCGGGTTTTGGCGGGGCTTTTAATAGAGCGATACTTTTTAAAAAGGTGGGAGATAAGTTCAAAGTTCTTAGAGCAATAGGGGATAAAGATATTGAAAGCGCCAAAAAGTCCTGGAAATCTTTTACAGACTTGAGGGTAGACATTTCAACTACTTTGGAAAATTACGATCCAAACTTCTTTTCAGATTTTGAAAGGGATATAGTAGATGTGACTTTAGATGAAGATGAGATTTTGAACAACGAATTTATGAACGAAGCAATAGAAGGCAACAAGGCAATAAAAATACCCGGAAGCCTTGTAGAACATTTAGCTTCCAAAAAATTAAATATAGTTGGAGAAATAGCTTTTAGTCCTATTATATTTGATGATAAAATCTTTGGGTTTATCTTATGTGATAACAGGTATAATTTTAAACCTATAACAGAAGAACAGCTTGAAATATTAGACTATTTATCAAAACAAGCTTCTATCATTTGGGAAAATAAGATATCTGTAGAATCTTTGAGATTTGAGGCAGGCCAAGATATTCTTACAAAGTTTGGAAATAGAAACAGTTTTGAAAAATATTTAGACAAAATAACCTTATCAAATGAAGAGAATATAGGAATAATAATGATAGATATAGACGATTTTAAGAAAATAAACGATAAATTCGGACATGATTATGGGGATAAAATTTTGATGGAATTTTCAGAGATTGTTTTTAAGCATATAAGAAGATCTGACCATATATTTAGATATGGAGGAGATGAATTTGTTCTTTTTTTGAATGATGTGAATGAAGAAATTATGTACGATATAATAAAAGCAATTCAAATGGACTTTAATGGATCGACAGAGGCGTCTTTTTCAGCTGGAGCTGTTTACAAAACTAATGAAAATATCTATAATTGTGTAAAAAGAGCAGATGAGTTTCTTTATGACTCAAAGAGAAAAGGTAAAAATAATATAACTTTATTATAA
- a CDS encoding stage V sporulation protein S, whose product MEILKVSHSSAPNKVAGAIAGVLSKTDEVEIQAIGAGAVNQAVKAIAIARRFIENEQKEIYVIPGFVEVEVGEETRTGIKFKVAVKQVEEPRE is encoded by the coding sequence ATGGAAATTTTAAAAGTCAGTCATTCTTCAGCGCCAAATAAAGTTGCAGGGGCAATCGCAGGAGTTCTTTCAAAGACTGATGAAGTTGAAATTCAGGCTATAGGAGCCGGGGCTGTAAACCAAGCAGTTAAAGCAATTGCAATTGCGAGAAGATTTATTGAAAATGAACAAAAAGAAATATATGTTATTCCAGGATTTGTTGAAGTGGAAGTTGGTGAAGAAACAAGAACTGGAATAAAATTTAAAGTAGCTGTTAAACAGGTGGAAGAACCAAGAGAATGA